In the Palaeococcus pacificus DY20341 genome, one interval contains:
- a CDS encoding DUF1699 family protein: MIELKARNNEELLRKIDEELKPGVVEVYVNLRPTKEIVVRILKRAPTVKVIGCPPSLYPKVSKKVISALDRVGIKLIPIKHPRGRPKKYDDGIKERVDEMIRRGKSLKEISEELGIPLRTLYYMVNGK, from the coding sequence ATGATAGAGCTAAAAGCAAGAAACAACGAGGAGCTCCTAAGAAAAATAGATGAGGAGCTCAAACCTGGGGTTGTGGAGGTTTACGTTAATCTAAGGCCCACCAAGGAGATAGTGGTGAGAATCCTTAAGAGGGCCCCAACGGTTAAAGTTATTGGCTGTCCACCGAGCTTATATCCAAAGGTTTCTAAAAAGGTCATTTCCGCTCTTGATAGGGTTGGGATTAAGCTCATACCCATCAAGCATCCCCGTGGAAGGCCCAAAAAGTACGATGATGGGATTAAGGAGAGAGTTGATGAGATGATAAGGAGGGGCAAGAGCTTAAAAGAAATCAGCGAAGAGCTCGGTATTCCCCTTAGGACACTCTACTATATGGTGAACGGCAAATGA
- a CDS encoding DUF530 family protein, which translates to MTTTEELISRVNLLLDDIKTNTPRLFEGSVPSIVFHLNKQLSVLEDLRHELERRVGVTAPSTYFLSRSERDPNIHWIYRKKHNRVLALERIKSAIMAHKMALGHILANYSFYDGRKEIEPKNIKDPKKVRAIKKEIVIGRLDILPHLAYSGDVLRILSQKDVVVREAFKNIKGKLRERGTLKKIGYRLEVEYFENKKLKTTRITLPEDVDIDSELRRRYGKMVRWKVLTSVKTRGVLINNHYTVDNLALAYASLNPEKALQMLAFDLFRYYVITSERDREFLALYPDIKLHIDCHYSLFDEPFRNEPFFKTGFGSMLLIRKGEIERMLSGKRSTLSTIPNYLLGAVILYGISPYNEKKVAELLGINQKELEDALWKVAISGIPLDTFGDKKKFERFMPKEEIVVEFLKALEEGEEDDRAKSKKQRGAPKKNR; encoded by the coding sequence ATGACGACAACAGAAGAGCTCATTTCAAGAGTAAATTTGCTGTTGGATGATATAAAAACAAATACGCCTAGGTTATTTGAGGGTAGCGTTCCCTCAATAGTTTTCCACCTCAACAAACAGCTTAGCGTGTTAGAGGACTTAAGACATGAGCTCGAAAGGAGGGTCGGCGTCACGGCACCCTCCACATACTTCCTCTCAAGGAGTGAGAGGGATCCAAACATTCACTGGATATACAGAAAGAAGCACAACAGAGTGCTTGCCCTGGAAAGAATTAAAAGCGCTATAATGGCCCATAAGATGGCATTAGGCCACATATTAGCCAACTACAGCTTCTACGATGGAAGGAAAGAAATCGAGCCCAAGAACATAAAAGACCCAAAAAAGGTTAGAGCAATTAAAAAGGAGATAGTTATTGGGCGGTTGGACATACTTCCACACCTAGCTTATTCGGGAGATGTTCTAAGGATATTGAGCCAAAAAGACGTAGTTGTTAGAGAGGCCTTTAAGAATATAAAAGGAAAGCTTAGAGAGCGCGGAACTTTAAAAAAGATCGGCTATAGGCTGGAAGTTGAATATTTTGAAAACAAGAAGTTAAAGACCACGAGGATAACCCTTCCAGAAGATGTTGATATCGACAGCGAGCTGAGGAGAAGATATGGAAAAATGGTCCGGTGGAAGGTCTTAACTTCAGTAAAAACTAGAGGAGTTTTGATAAACAACCACTACACCGTAGACAACTTAGCTTTAGCATATGCAAGCTTGAATCCTGAAAAAGCCCTCCAAATGCTGGCCTTTGACTTGTTTAGGTACTATGTAATAACGTCCGAGAGAGATAGAGAATTTTTAGCATTATATCCCGATATTAAACTTCATATAGATTGTCACTACTCCCTCTTCGATGAGCCCTTTAGAAATGAGCCCTTCTTCAAAACAGGCTTTGGAAGCATGCTCCTGATAAGGAAAGGAGAAATTGAGAGAATGCTCTCTGGAAAAAGAAGTACGCTCTCAACAATTCCAAACTACCTGTTGGGAGCTGTGATACTCTACGGAATAAGTCCCTATAATGAGAAGAAAGTAGCGGAGCTCTTGGGCATTAACCAAAAGGAGCTTGAGGACGCCCTATGGAAAGTTGCAATATCCGGAATTCCTCTAGACACCTTTGGAGATAAGAAGAAGTTTGAGAGGTTTATGCCCAAGGAAGAGATAGTTGTGGAGTTTTTAAAAGCCCTCGAAGAAGGGGAAGAAGATGATAGAGCTAAAAGCAAGAAACAACGAGGAGCTCCTAAGAAAAATAGATGA
- a CDS encoding DNA topoisomerase IV subunit A — translation MTIKREKPREKFGYDPQKVIKKLEGIGYQILEAVKQGKNPHIDVPMRGISNVYYDEATKTIQMGDKISRRYFLHVAHAKKFMQTVLIAAYIKRLVGEMKHASLREAYYANKHSVGGTKENTFEDQIESNAIIEDLERTLGVLREEMHITADRRGYIYGDITIKDGEDEFNTSKLGMGGWAVPGTVEHLKFTQINVDYALVVETAAMADRLIEEKFPKKENALIIATQGQASRGVRRLIHRLHYEEGLPIIVFTDGDPYGWYIYSTIKQGSINLAYLSDKLATPEAKFVGMTMDDIERYGLQRVTEKLKGIPPNKKGGPTGDYKRILEEMEYPWFKNREWQRQLKMAIKLGVRIEQQALAHKSLEFVAKKYLPEKIANEELLP, via the coding sequence ATGACAATTAAGAGAGAAAAGCCAAGAGAGAAGTTTGGCTACGACCCCCAAAAGGTCATCAAGAAGCTTGAAGGAATTGGATATCAAATCCTCGAGGCAGTTAAGCAAGGCAAAAATCCACACATAGATGTCCCAATGAGGGGAATAAGCAACGTCTACTATGATGAGGCAACGAAGACGATTCAAATGGGCGATAAAATCTCGAGGCGTTATTTCCTTCACGTGGCTCATGCTAAAAAGTTCATGCAGACCGTCCTCATAGCCGCTTATATCAAAAGATTAGTCGGTGAAATGAAGCATGCGAGCTTGAGAGAAGCTTACTATGCAAACAAGCACAGCGTTGGCGGGACAAAGGAGAACACTTTCGAAGATCAGATCGAGAGCAACGCCATTATAGAAGACCTTGAGAGGACTTTAGGTGTTTTGAGAGAGGAGATGCACATTACAGCCGATAGAAGGGGCTACATCTACGGTGATATAACAATTAAGGACGGCGAGGATGAGTTCAACACCTCAAAGCTCGGTATGGGTGGATGGGCAGTTCCAGGAACAGTCGAGCACCTTAAGTTCACTCAGATCAACGTTGACTATGCCTTAGTTGTTGAGACAGCTGCTATGGCCGACCGTCTAATTGAAGAAAAGTTCCCCAAGAAAGAAAACGCCCTCATCATAGCCACTCAAGGTCAAGCCTCAAGAGGTGTGAGAAGGCTAATCCACAGGCTCCATTATGAGGAGGGCCTGCCCATAATAGTCTTCACGGATGGAGACCCCTACGGATGGTACATCTACTCCACAATTAAGCAGGGTTCGATTAACCTCGCTTATTTGAGCGACAAGCTCGCAACGCCTGAGGCGAAGTTCGTTGGAATGACTATGGACGATATAGAGCGCTATGGATTGCAAAGAGTTACAGAGAAGCTTAAAGGAATTCCACCAAACAAGAAAGGCGGACCAACTGGTGATTATAAGCGTATACTGGAGGAGATGGAGTACCCATGGTTCAAAAACAGGGAATGGCAGAGGCAGCTTAAGATGGCTATTAAGCTCGGAGTTAGGATTGAGCAGCAGGCTTTAGCACACAAAAGCTTAGAGTTCGTGGCTAAGAAGTATTTGCCCGAAAAAATAGCCAACGAGGAATTGTTGCCATGA
- the top6B gene encoding DNA topoisomerase VI subunit B has protein sequence MAKSEAKELFKEFKIQSVSEFFRRNAAMLGYTGKVRSFTTLIHEAVTNALDACEEAGILPYVKVEIEELGKEHYKLIVEDNGPGIPEKFISHVFGKMLAGTKAHRNIQSRGQQGIGISGAVMFAQMTSGKATRVITSTGGDEIIEAWVMIDVEKNEGKVVKKIKHPNPTGWRGTRIEMEVKDVRYIRSKQGPYWYLKLTAIANPHAHIELIEPDGKLIVFPRGSEEIPKPPEEMKPHPRGVITDDLFRMAKKTRRSTVKRFLVGEFSRISSQKVSEIVKYVAALRLINGVEEEQKKKQLYERLANGEVDIILKSFGKRGKQTLRQVEKIMEKEPSKLTWHEAEEIIEAFKYIKFLAPPTSGLRPIGEENIEKGLTNILNPEFVTSLTRSPKVYRGGIPFQVEVALAFGGSLSGFDILRYANRVPLLFDAGSCVTTSAVRSVDWKRYKVDNLEDAPMVVFVNVISVHVPYTSTGKQSIASEEEIYEEIRLALMEIGRRLKKYLSGKHRKLHQVKRRRTLEKYVDEVAEALSILTEKPKEEIKPYFLGLIEKKFEAPEVEAAEGEA, from the coding sequence ATGGCCAAATCTGAAGCCAAGGAGCTTTTTAAGGAGTTTAAAATCCAAAGCGTTAGTGAGTTCTTTAGAAGAAACGCCGCTATGCTAGGTTACACAGGAAAAGTACGCTCATTTACAACGCTAATCCACGAAGCAGTGACAAACGCTCTCGATGCTTGTGAAGAGGCTGGTATTCTACCCTACGTAAAAGTTGAAATTGAGGAGCTTGGAAAGGAGCACTATAAACTCATAGTGGAAGACAACGGACCTGGAATTCCTGAAAAGTTTATATCACACGTATTTGGTAAAATGCTCGCAGGAACAAAGGCCCACAGAAACATACAAAGCAGAGGACAGCAGGGTATAGGTATAAGCGGTGCGGTGATGTTTGCTCAAATGACGAGCGGTAAAGCTACCCGCGTAATCACTTCAACAGGCGGCGATGAGATAATAGAAGCGTGGGTGATGATTGACGTTGAGAAGAACGAAGGTAAAGTTGTTAAGAAGATAAAGCACCCGAATCCAACAGGATGGCGTGGAACTAGGATAGAGATGGAAGTTAAGGATGTAAGATACATCCGCTCAAAGCAGGGGCCCTACTGGTATCTAAAGCTCACCGCTATAGCCAACCCCCACGCTCACATTGAGCTTATAGAACCCGATGGGAAGTTAATAGTCTTTCCAAGAGGCAGTGAGGAGATTCCAAAGCCTCCCGAAGAGATGAAGCCGCACCCAAGAGGAGTCATTACAGACGATCTCTTTAGGATGGCCAAAAAGACGAGGAGGAGCACGGTTAAGCGCTTTTTGGTTGGCGAGTTCTCGAGGATAAGTAGCCAAAAAGTAAGTGAGATAGTGAAATATGTTGCCGCTTTAAGGCTCATAAATGGTGTTGAGGAAGAGCAGAAGAAAAAGCAGCTCTACGAGCGCTTGGCTAACGGTGAAGTTGATATAATCTTAAAGAGCTTTGGAAAGAGGGGCAAGCAAACACTGAGACAGGTAGAGAAAATAATGGAAAAAGAACCCTCAAAGCTCACGTGGCATGAAGCTGAAGAGATAATTGAGGCGTTCAAGTACATAAAGTTCTTAGCTCCTCCAACGAGCGGTTTAAGGCCAATTGGAGAGGAGAACATAGAAAAGGGACTCACAAACATCCTCAACCCAGAGTTCGTAACTTCCCTAACAAGGTCCCCAAAGGTCTACCGCGGTGGTATACCCTTCCAGGTTGAGGTTGCTTTGGCTTTTGGAGGCTCTTTGAGCGGCTTCGACATCCTGAGGTATGCCAACAGAGTTCCACTGCTCTTTGATGCAGGCTCATGTGTAACCACTTCGGCAGTTAGAAGTGTCGATTGGAAGCGCTATAAGGTGGACAACCTTGAAGATGCCCCAATGGTTGTTTTTGTCAATGTAATCAGTGTTCACGTGCCCTACACATCAACAGGCAAGCAGAGCATAGCGAGCGAGGAGGAAATCTACGAGGAGATCCGCTTGGCTTTGATGGAAATTGGAAGGCGGCTAAAGAAGTACTTGAGCGGAAAGCACAGGAAGCTCCACCAAGTCAAGAGGAGAAGGACATTGGAGAAGTATGTTGATGAAGTAGCGGAAGCTCTTTCTATTCTAACAGAAAAGCCCAAGGAGGAGATTAAGCCCTACTTCCTCGGTCTCATAGAGAAGAAGTTTGAAGCCCCCGAAGTGGAAGCTGCGGAGGGAGAGGCATGA
- a CDS encoding KH domain-containing protein has protein sequence MKEFEKKLEEYENVDKEGEEEYEETPYEEIFNEEYVRIPKERIGVLIGRKGETKREIEEKTKTRIDIDSDSGEVFISSTKETEDPLAVWKARDIVTAIGRGFSPEKAFRLLEEGEVLEVINLSDIVIGNDKNALPRVRGRIIGRKGRTREIIEEMSGTYVSVYGKTVSIIGNPIQVEIAKTAIEKLVRGSRHGSVYKFLERKKKDLELEGMTYGQI, from the coding sequence ATGAAGGAATTTGAAAAGAAGCTCGAAGAGTATGAAAATGTTGACAAAGAAGGTGAGGAAGAATACGAAGAAACTCCCTATGAGGAAATCTTCAATGAAGAGTATGTTAGGATACCTAAAGAGAGAATAGGAGTTTTGATTGGAAGGAAGGGCGAGACTAAAAGGGAAATTGAGGAAAAGACAAAAACTAGGATAGATATTGACAGTGACAGCGGAGAGGTGTTTATAAGCTCAACTAAAGAAACAGAAGACCCACTGGCTGTTTGGAAGGCAAGAGACATCGTTACTGCCATTGGAAGAGGATTTAGTCCTGAGAAGGCATTTAGACTCTTAGAAGAAGGGGAAGTCTTAGAGGTAATTAACTTATCCGATATTGTTATCGGTAATGATAAAAATGCTCTCCCACGTGTCAGAGGGAGGATAATAGGCAGGAAGGGCAGGACAAGGGAGATAATTGAAGAGATGAGCGGTACTTATGTGAGTGTTTACGGAAAGACAGTTTCCATCATAGGAAACCCAATCCAAGTTGAAATAGCTAAAACAGCAATTGAAAAGCTCGTAAGAGGTTCCCGTCACGGTTCCGTTTACAAATTCCTAGAAAGGAAAAAGAAAGATCTAGAATTGGAGGGAATGACTTATGGCCAAATCTGA
- a CDS encoding serine protein kinase RIO, with protein MKPESVDRKIFELLGLKEEREKDSELYKVFSEVFDKTTQETLEYMKKRGYIDTLFGVISTGKEANVFRGLDKDGNQVAVKIYRTYTTEFRRIWEYLAADPRVGYLPKDIRKLVFIWTRREFKNLQRAIKYAVRVPEPLAFRKNILVMEFIGNEYPAPRLKDVERTLSLEEFEELYHYTMRVIERLWKRGEMVHGDLSEYNILMWDKPVIIDWSQATVSRNKMAKTLLYRDLRNITHYFAKKGVEVEDPSDKLKELVGESYEGI; from the coding sequence ATGAAGCCTGAAAGTGTTGATAGGAAAATCTTTGAACTGCTTGGGTTAAAAGAAGAAAGAGAAAAAGACAGTGAGCTCTATAAAGTATTCAGCGAAGTGTTCGATAAGACAACCCAAGAGACTCTCGAATATATGAAAAAAAGAGGTTATATAGATACGCTATTTGGAGTTATATCCACGGGAAAAGAGGCCAATGTATTCAGAGGACTTGACAAAGATGGTAACCAAGTGGCAGTTAAGATTTATAGGACTTACACAACAGAGTTTAGGCGTATTTGGGAATATTTAGCTGCAGACCCAAGGGTAGGGTATTTGCCGAAGGATATTAGAAAGCTTGTGTTTATTTGGACGAGAAGGGAGTTCAAAAACCTGCAAAGGGCCATAAAATACGCGGTTAGAGTCCCAGAGCCATTAGCTTTCCGAAAAAATATCCTAGTTATGGAGTTTATTGGAAATGAATATCCCGCACCAAGGCTTAAAGACGTTGAGAGGACATTGAGCTTGGAAGAGTTTGAAGAGCTCTACCACTACACAATGAGAGTCATAGAGAGACTTTGGAAGAGAGGCGAGATGGTTCACGGAGATTTGAGCGAGTATAACATACTTATGTGGGATAAGCCAGTTATAATAGACTGGTCTCAAGCCACGGTTAGTAGAAATAAGATGGCTAAAACCTTGCTCTATCGTGATTTAAGGAATATCACCCATTACTTTGCTAAAAAAGGCGTCGAGGTTGAAGATCCCAGTGATAAACTGAAAGAGCTGGTTGGTGAGAGCTATGAAGGAATTTGA
- the eif1A gene encoding translation initiation factor eIF-1A, with product MCAYKRGQNKKKKHSQNTGEEIIRVPLPKEGQVFGVVEQALGAGWMDVRCSDGYVRRCRIPGKLKRRMWVKVGDIVIVEPWPVQTNERGDIKYRYTRTQVDWLLRKGKISQDFISGGLFL from the coding sequence ATGTGCGCATATAAAAGAGGTCAAAATAAGAAAAAGAAACACTCTCAAAATACAGGTGAAGAAATTATTAGGGTCCCCCTTCCAAAAGAGGGACAAGTATTTGGTGTAGTTGAGCAGGCGTTGGGAGCCGGATGGATGGACGTTAGATGCTCCGACGGATACGTTAGAAGATGCAGAATTCCAGGAAAGCTCAAGAGGAGAATGTGGGTTAAAGTAGGTGATATCGTCATAGTTGAGCCCTGGCCAGTACAAACAAACGAAAGGGGAGACATAAAGTACAGATACACAAGAACCCAAGTAGACTGGCTTTTGAGAAAAGGTAAGATATCCCAAGACTTCATATCTGGTGGACTCTTTCTTTAA
- a CDS encoding DUF3216 domain-containing protein: MEVVEEIKKLCHELGEEDVVKRIDSFVALNEELESKKGREFIEASIYGFLEGVLITLKGKISDSQQKVKVEELLNEVRYKRKELDARFKKP; the protein is encoded by the coding sequence ATGGAGGTTGTGGAGGAGATTAAAAAACTCTGCCATGAACTTGGAGAGGAAGATGTAGTTAAAAGAATAGATTCTTTTGTAGCACTCAACGAAGAGCTGGAGTCAAAAAAGGGGAGAGAATTTATTGAGGCTAGTATTTACGGTTTCCTAGAAGGGGTTCTAATAACACTAAAAGGCAAAATTAGTGACAGTCAGCAAAAGGTGAAGGTTGAAGAACTTTTGAATGAGGTTCGCTACAAAAGAAAGGAGCTGGATGCTAGGTTTAAAAAGCCCTAA
- a CDS encoding DUF4870 domain-containing protein produces the protein MESTGELEKKTSLGLEENIEGALAYVLGFITGIIFLLAEKESDFVRFHAMQSTITFLGLFIINLVLGFIPFLGWILGLLLSLLGFIFWILGIVKAYQGELYKFPIVGDIAENQLQKMNI, from the coding sequence ATGGAAAGTACTGGTGAACTAGAGAAGAAAACTTCCCTCGGTTTGGAAGAGAACATCGAGGGAGCATTAGCTTATGTACTAGGATTCATAACAGGGATAATCTTTCTGCTGGCAGAAAAAGAGAGCGATTTTGTTAGATTCCATGCTATGCAGTCAACAATTACATTTTTAGGGCTGTTCATCATAAATTTAGTGCTGGGATTTATACCATTTCTAGGGTGGATACTAGGATTGCTGCTGTCATTACTAGGCTTTATTTTCTGGATCCTAGGAATAGTGAAGGCATACCAAGGAGAGCTCTACAAGTTCCCAATAGTGGGAGATATAGCAGAAAACCAGCTACAGAAGATGAACATTTAG
- the pheS gene encoding phenylalanine--tRNA ligase subunit alpha: MELSYHEKLTLIKLGEIGSCKVEELVERTKLDQVAVMRAILGLQSKGLAKLHEKHFKVVKSTELAKKYAQIGLPERRALKILVERGKISLDDLKDVLSEDELKPIVGLLRKEGWASVRKEEGKLVLEITEKGKQALSQKRPIDKALELLAERSEVEASEIEKLVSLKEIKRRKIGDEESKSEREVEITEKGLELVKTGLELKEEVSYLTPELITSGKWRNVEFKRFNIKAPVKVTYPGKKQPYRAFLDKIRRKLIEMGFIEMEAESLIETQFWNFDALFQPQNHPARDWTDTYQLKHPKMGYLPKEELVERVKASHEHGWETGSRGWGYKWDPRKAMLLMPRAHATALSARQLAKGVQIPGKYFAIQRVFRPDVLDRTHLIEFNQVDGFVVGEDLTFKNLLGILKRFAVEIAGAKKVKFLPDYYPFTEPSVQMSAYHEELGWVEFGGAGIFREEMTKALGIDVPVIAWGIGIDRLAMFKLGIDDIRYLFSYDLRWLREAKLVW; this comes from the coding sequence ATGGAACTAAGCTATCACGAAAAGCTCACGCTCATAAAGTTAGGAGAAATAGGAAGCTGTAAAGTTGAAGAGCTTGTTGAGAGAACTAAGCTAGATCAAGTTGCTGTAATGAGGGCTATTCTTGGCCTCCAAAGCAAGGGCTTGGCAAAGCTCCACGAGAAACACTTCAAAGTAGTTAAGTCCACAGAGCTTGCTAAGAAATATGCTCAAATAGGCCTTCCAGAGAGGAGGGCGCTTAAAATTTTAGTCGAAAGGGGGAAAATAAGCTTAGATGACTTAAAAGATGTTTTAAGCGAAGATGAGCTTAAGCCTATAGTGGGACTTCTCAGAAAAGAGGGCTGGGCAAGTGTAAGAAAAGAAGAGGGAAAGCTGGTTTTGGAGATTACTGAGAAAGGAAAGCAAGCTTTGAGTCAAAAGCGTCCTATTGATAAGGCTTTAGAACTTCTTGCAGAGAGGAGCGAAGTTGAAGCGAGCGAGATTGAAAAGCTGGTATCCCTTAAGGAGATCAAACGAAGAAAAATTGGAGATGAGGAAAGCAAAAGTGAGAGAGAAGTGGAGATAACAGAAAAAGGTCTGGAGTTGGTTAAAACCGGGTTAGAGCTTAAAGAGGAAGTTTCATACCTAACGCCCGAGCTTATAACGAGCGGCAAGTGGAGGAACGTGGAGTTCAAGCGCTTCAATATAAAAGCCCCAGTTAAAGTAACTTATCCGGGTAAAAAGCAGCCTTATAGGGCTTTCCTCGATAAAATAAGACGCAAGCTTATAGAAATGGGCTTCATTGAAATGGAAGCTGAGAGTTTAATAGAAACTCAGTTCTGGAACTTTGATGCTCTCTTCCAACCACAAAATCACCCTGCTCGTGATTGGACAGACACCTACCAACTAAAGCACCCAAAGATGGGCTATTTGCCAAAGGAAGAGCTCGTTGAGAGAGTTAAGGCTTCCCACGAGCACGGCTGGGAGACTGGCTCAAGAGGATGGGGATACAAATGGGATCCAAGAAAAGCCATGCTTCTCATGCCGAGAGCACACGCGACGGCTTTGAGTGCGCGCCAATTGGCTAAAGGTGTCCAAATTCCGGGCAAGTACTTTGCGATCCAGAGAGTCTTTAGGCCCGATGTTTTGGATAGAACTCACTTAATAGAGTTTAACCAGGTTGATGGCTTTGTCGTTGGTGAAGACCTGACTTTCAAGAACCTCTTGGGCATTTTAAAGCGCTTTGCCGTCGAGATAGCCGGAGCGAAGAAAGTTAAGTTCCTCCCAGACTATTATCCCTTTACAGAGCCAAGCGTCCAAATGAGTGCCTATCATGAGGAGCTTGGGTGGGTTGAATTCGGTGGAGCTGGAATCTTTAGGGAAGAAATGACCAAAGCTTTGGGCATTGATGTACCTGTGATTGCTTGGGGAATAGGAATTGACCGTTTGGCAATGTTCAAGCTCGGAATTGATGACATAAGGTATCTCTTCAGCTATGACTTGAGATGGCTAAGAGAGGCAAAGCTCGTGTGGTGA